The genomic window TTCAGCGCTTCCTGGATCGCGGTGGCGATCTCCGGGCTGGTCTCGAAGTTCTTCTCGTTGTTGTGCGTGAGGGTGATGGTCAGGCCCTTGGCGTAACCGGCTTCCTTCAGCAGTTCCTTGGCCTTGGCCGCGTTGCCCGACTTGCCGGCCGGGAAGGCGTCGTAGGCGCTGTGGCCGAAGGACGCCTGCTCCGGCAGGAAGGTGGTGGCGGGCTCGGCGAGCGAGGAGCCGCCGGCCGCGTTGACGACCGAGGTGCGGTCGACGGCGTACGAGATCGCCTGGCGGACCTTCGGGTCGTCGAACGGCTTCACCTTCGGGTTGAAGGCGATGTAGTTCGTGTAGCCGAAGTGGCCGGTGCCGACGCGGGCGGCGAGCTTCTCGTCGCCGGTCACCTTGGCGAGCTCGGCCGGGCCGAGGTTGGTGTCGGTGGTGACAGCGGCGGCGTCGGCGCCGCGGGAGGCGGAGAGCCGCTGGTTGATGACGGCCGAGTCGAGCCCGGAGCGCACGTCGATGCGGTCGGGGTAGGCCTTCCGCTCCTCGTCGGTCGCGGACGACCAGAACGTGTTGCGCTCCAGGACCAGGCGCTCGCCGTCGCCCTCGTTGCTGACGACCTTGTACGGGCCGGAGGAGAGGGGGTGGTTCTCGTACTTGGTGCCCTTGTCCTTGGCCTGCGGCACCGGTGTCGTCTGGGTCTGCGTGGCGAGGTAGGGGAAATCGCCCTCGGGCTTGTTGAGGTGGAAGACGATGGTCCGGTCGTCCGGCACCTCGATCGAGTCGAGGCCCTTCTTGTCCTTGTAGGGGCCCTGGTAGTCGGCCCCGCCGATCAGCCAGTCACGCAGGTAGGGGGCGCCGCCGGAGAGCTCGGCGGCGAAGGAACGCTCGATGCCGTACTTGATGTCCGCGCTGGTGATCGCGGTGCCGTCCTCGTACTTCAGCCCTTCCTTGAGGGTGTACGTCCAGACGGTGGCGTTCTTGCTCGGCCTGCCGAGGTCGGTCGCCAGGTCGGGGACGACCTCGGAGCCCGCGGCGCCGTTCTCGCGGTTGCGCGTGGTGAGCGTGCGGAAGACGAGGGAGGGGACGTTGCCGCCGCCGGAGGTGTAGAGCCGCGCGGGGTCGAAGTCGTCCTGCGGCTTGCTGTTGAGCACGGTGAGGGTGCCGCCCTTGGCCGGCTTGCCCGAGGCGCCGGACGCGCTGCCGCTCTTCCCGCCGCCGTCGTCCTGGGGTCCGCAGGCCGCGAGTCCGGCGACGAGGACGAGGCTGACGGCGGCAGTGGTTGCCACTCTGCGCGATATGAAGGACGGCTGACTCATCGGAAGATGACCTCTCGGTGTGCTGCGGTGGGGAAGGAAGGTGAGATTCCGCACGGGCGCAGCGCGGTCCGCCCCCTGGGAGGGGATGGGCCGGATTCCGGAAGGCCGCGCCTGCGGGCGGAGTACGCCCGGGCG from Streptomyces sp. NBC_01341 includes these protein-coding regions:
- a CDS encoding ABC transporter substrate-binding protein, which encodes MSQPSFISRRVATTAAVSLVLVAGLAACGPQDDGGGKSGSASGASGKPAKGGTLTVLNSKPQDDFDPARLYTSGGGNVPSLVFRTLTTRNRENGAAGSEVVPDLATDLGRPSKNATVWTYTLKEGLKYEDGTAITSADIKYGIERSFAAELSGGAPYLRDWLIGGADYQGPYKDKKGLDSIEVPDDRTIVFHLNKPEGDFPYLATQTQTTPVPQAKDKGTKYENHPLSSGPYKVVSNEGDGERLVLERNTFWSSATDEERKAYPDRIDVRSGLDSAVINQRLSASRGADAAAVTTDTNLGPAELAKVTGDEKLAARVGTGHFGYTNYIAFNPKVKPFDDPKVRQAISYAVDRTSVVNAAGGSSLAEPATTFLPEQASFGHSAYDAFPAGKSGNAAKAKELLKEAGYAKGLTITLTHNNEKNFETSPEIATAIQEALKKAGITVKLQGLESNAYSDKIFNVKTEPGFFLTGWGADWPSGGPFLAPIFDGRQIVRSGYNFNSFQLDDPSVNKEVDEINKLTDLDAAAKRWGALDKKIGEQAVTVPLFHPVYKRLYGEAVKNVVISDWTGVLDISQAAVK